The DNA segment attaaattaaaattattgttatatctttattatattattgttagATTTTAAATCTGATTTTTCTAACCATCTAACTATTTATACcgcatttttattaattttttgttttataatttttcacAATGTGGTAGTATTAAATAAAACAGAGGGACATGTTTCGTTCCTTAATTTTTGGTACTTATAATTAAGATTTataaattagtaattaaaaccaatttaattaatgttaaatattaatttttcatattaaataaataaattaatatataaatatgtgatgtCTAAAAATAGAATCAAAACACAATATAAAAAGAAGTTCACCGAACTTCGAAAAACTAGCTAGTTCAGATACCAAAACAAGAATCATAAGATCCTCCGCCACAATGGACGTCGAGTCAGGCCCGCCGCCGCCGCCAACCGACATACAGTCCACGGTATCCTGCCTCAACTCGTACGTCGCGAAAACCCGAATCGGAAAACGATTCAAGCTCAAGGACAGGAACACCACCTTCACCACCGAGATCCGTGCCGGAACCACCACGTTTCTCACTATGGCCTACATCTTGGCCGTCAACGCCTCCATATTATCCGATTCTGGCGGCACGTGCTCGGTATCCGACTGCATCCCTCTCTGCTCAGATCCCTCGGTCTCCCCCTCCGACTGTGTGAACAATTCCAATCTCCGCCTTATTCAACCAGACGTCACCTGCAAATTCGAGCCCGTCAACCCCGGCTACGCCGCGTGTTTGGAGAAAACCCGAAAGGATTTGATCGTCGCCACCGTTGCTTCCTCCCTCATAGGCTGCGTAATCATGGGAGTTTTCGCCAATCTCCCGTTAGCTTTAGCACCAGGGATGGGCACCAACGCGTACTTCGCCTACACCGTCGTGGGCTTCCACGGCTCTGGCACTGTGTCCTATCAAAGCGCATTAGCCGCCGTTTTCATCGAaggattattatttttactaatCTCCGCCGTTGGATTCCGTGCCAAGCTTGCAAAATTGGTACCAAAGCCTGTCAGGATTTCTTCCTCTGCCGGAATCGGATTGTTTTTGGCTTTCATTGGATTGCAGAGCAATCAAGGCATTGGTTTAGTAGGTTACAGCTCCTCCACATTAGTCACCCTGGCGGCTTGCCCCAGTTCATCCCGCGCATCCTTGGCGCCGGTGACGACATTTGAAAACGGAACTGTTTCGTTGATCCCCGGTGGTACAGTATCCGGTGATATACTCTGTTTGAATGGCAGAATGGAGAGCCCCACATTCTGGCTAGGCGTGGTTGGATTTGTGATTATCGCTTATtgtttggtgaaaaacattaagGGAGCTATGATTTATGGGATTATCTTCGTTACCGCTGTTTCTTGGTTCAGAAACACTAAGGTTACAGCTTTTCCAAATACTCCCGCCGGCGATTCTGCCTATGATTATTTCAAGAAAGTGGTTGATATTCACAAAATCGAGAGCACAGCCGGGGCTCTGAGCTTCAAAAGCATCGGAACCGGTCATTTCTGGGAAGCCCTGATCACATTTCTATACGTAGACATACTAGACACCACGGGAACCCTCTACTCCATGGCACGTTTCGCCGGATTTACAGACTCGGCTGGCAATTTTGAGGGGCAATACTTCGCGTTCATGTCCGACGCTTCGGCGATCGTGGTGGGTTCTTTGCTAGGGACATCGCCGGTGACGGCGTTCATTGAGTCGTCGACGGGGATAAGGGAAGGAGGGAGGACGGGGCTGACGGCTTTGACTGCAGCGGGGTACTTCATGCTGGCTTTCTTCTTCACGCCGCTGCTGGCGTCAATCCCGGCGTGGGCGGTGGGGCCGCCGCTGATATTGGTGGGCGTGCTGATGATGCGGGCGGTTGTTGAGGTGGAGTGGGATGATATGCGGCAGGCGATTCCGGCGTTTGTCACTTTGCTTTTGATGCCCTTGACTTATTCAATTGCGTATGGTTTGATTGGTGGGATTGGGACTTACATTGTTTTGAATTTCTGGGATTGGAGTAAAGAATTATTGGGAAAATATAggaataataatgataataataataataataataataatggtgAGGTTAAAGAAGTTGTATAGATTTATTacattgtttttctttctttctgtttttttttggtGTTGAAATTCGATTTTAGGATCCCATGTAATGGACAATAATGTAATTTTTGAAGTACAATGTCACATTTTGTTCCTATTTTGTATAGTCTTGGTTTTGTGTTCCTTAAAACATTTGAGTCGTAGTGATATCATTTATACAAATTTCGATAAAAGTGATAACTGTTCGATTTTATAATGAATGACGTATTCAATTGTTATgactttaaatatataattatttgggaGCCTCGACGAATGATCCAAACATATATGATTGTTAAAATTTTGAGTTGCATTATTGATAGTAAAAACACAAATCAATCTTACATTTGGTATATTTTTTAGATGTTTCTCATTTGAAATGGTGATTATATATACACCgatcaataattttataatttttttactttgttaaaaattattttcatctaCCGCACTTCTTTGCATTGAGGAATTAATGATCAATTACAATTTAGGTATTGTATAAGTCAACGGAATATATTATACTTTCATATATttctaatttaatattatttaatttaaattataccATCTTGCTTTTTGAATATATGACAATTGTTTttacttaaattaaaaatatacataaataaagACCGTATATATTGATGCTCATTTGaatcatttcaaaaaataaaatatatctttCAGTTTcacaaaacattttttttttatttcttccaaatgaacacaaaaaaatgtacataaataaatactatATGTATTTGTTTATAAAATTAGAACAAAAAACAATTTCTTCTATAAACAAGCAATAAGAAACCGAATCAATTAAGAAGCAAAAACATAACAAATCGACATATTTTGTctcaatatattaaatttctaaTTGAGTACCATTTTGTTTGTTaaaaattctaattatttattttccaaaGTAACATACCTTCCAAGGTTgccataattaataataatttattcctAATAATGTGAATGGTCCTGAACGCCGAATAAATGCTAGTCGCTTTCTTTGGCCCAAACTGGTTCCNATAAataaatagtatatatatttgtttataaaaTTAGAACAAAAAACAATTTCTGCTATAAATAAGCAATAAGAAACCAAATTAATTAAGAAGCAAAAACATAACAAATCGACATTTTTTTGTctcaatatattaaatttctaaTTGAGTACCATTTTGTACGTTAAAAATTCTNAAATAAGGTTTTAAATGATAGTAGTGGGATTAGTGAAAGTTTTTTTTACAATCAGGACTCACGGCTGGTCGAATCTGGATTCGAAATCACGTTTTTTTTATTGAGagatatttatgttattatatttattgaGAGACGTTTATGTCACTACATCATATTGATATTGAGAATTATAGTGAAAGAAATTATTCAcattatttatgatatatttggATGAAGTGATttgtaattaaaaaattcaaattcaagagTTAAATTTTGGGCTAATTGCATCAACACACACCATGTAATAaatcaaaaaaacaaaaaacatctTATGTAAAATTAATAGTATTTTAGACCTCgtggtttttaaaaatcaaatataaaaccCATATGAGAGGGGTAAATATActtaaatttttataacataAAGGTGAAATGTGTTTGATTGTTTAAAAGTAAGAATGTATTAgtctattaatatttttcatggtgtAGATGAAACCAATTTCGAAATTCcacaaatatctaattatttattttccatACACAAGttaatcaaaattcaaaaagaaaaaaaaaactcattaaATAGCCTAATTAACCACATGTTAATCCAGCTTACAAACTACTAAAAAAATCCCTTGTTACTAAAACAAACATAAGTACCGACGAACTCCTTATTTCTGTACTTtcataacattttaaaaatcattttactaaaaaaagGAATTTGATTTAAGACAAAACACAAATGATTGAAAAAAATAGATATCGAAGTTTATTTCTTGATTAACTGTATGAAAGATCtggtttatttttattattgttattattttttttttattgtttggtttgaatttatttgtatttgtgCTCTAATTGTATTTATCGCCACACACAATTTAAGAAATTCCGCCTTGGTCGGTCCCAAGCCCAGTTAAAGGAGGAGGATTGCGCCAACGTAAAACTTTggtaattttcatgcatgcactCCCCCTTTAACTATTTTTCTAATGCTAGGATGTTCCCCAGAAAGAAGGTGTTTCAAGGTCTGACTGCAACATCTTGGCAAGGACTGCTACCTCTCCAAAGGGACTCAGGTGTAGTGTCAAATATGAAAGGGTTCGACTACGAGGACCGCTACATCTCCTTAGGAACTCGAACGTAGTAGTAAAAAAAACCTTAATATTATACTTCGCATTATTTATGCATCTCAAGTAAGATTAGATGAAGCTAGTAAACAAAAGTTTTATGAAGATCAGGATGAGATGGTTCAAGGAATTCCACCAAAAAAAGAATCTTGGTCGTGAAAAACGAAGTAGAAAAGAAAGTGATCGAGATCAAAAGAGCCGTCTGTATATTACTTTACACTTTTAAAAATGAGTAAAACTTAGAAAAAAAATGTGGTAGCCAAGAAAGTGGTGCAATAAACTAAAGATAAAGCTTTTGCAGACTTTTATCGAAAACAAGATACAATATAAGGGAAAACTAGATCTATATAATAGCTAAATCAAGAGAGTGGAAAACAAGGGATCTCAATCAAATAAGATGCATTAAAGATGAGTCAAGTAGGGTGTTAGTGAATTACCAGGAAATAAAAGAGCGATGAAAGAAGTATTTTCATCACCTTTATAATGAAGGTCAAGATAATCAGCCTCATAGGAAATtcaaaaaaatgtgtttttatcGAAGAATTCAAACTTCAAAGGTAGATGAAGATTTGAAAATGATGAAGACCGAAAAGACAGTAAGACCTAATGATATTCTTATCGAGGTAGCCATTGGATGACTTGCAAAGCAAGTTAACAAGATATGAAGAACAAAGAAAATGCCCAACCAGTTGAAAAAGTATAGTAGTTCCCTTGTTTAAAAACAATGGAGATATACAAAACTCCGTGAATTATAGTGACATTGAGATAATGAGTCATACCATAAAACTTTGGGAAAGGgtgattgaaaaaaaattaagataaaaGAGTACGTAAGGTGACAAAAAATCAATTCGGATTTACGCATGGAAGGTCGAAGATGGAGGCTATACACCTCCTTAGAAGAATGTTTTGAGAGGAAAAGTAATACTTAAGCATGTTGTTTATTAACCtagaaaaaatatttgaccGAGTGCACAAAGAAATTGTGTGGATGGTTTTAGGAAAGAAATATATAAGAGTAACATATATTGAAATCATCAAAGATATATTACAAGGACGTAGTGACACTCAGAAAAGATTAATTGAAGGGTTTCCTATGAGAATAGGACCATGGGTGGATCCATGATTTTAGGTTTTTGGGAGGCCGCATAATAAGTGACGACAATGTGCAGTGGTGTTGGAGCTACCAATTTCCTGTGGGAGTTGCCATTTTCGCTCTTTTAACTTCTGGTCTATGCGATTTTTGTTACTACTTAGAACACGTGTTTAAGCCAGCAGCTTGTTAATGTACTTTCTTCAAGGTAAGCAAAAATGTAGACTCCATATCATCCAAATGATCAGTAATTTATGGGTAAAATTATAGTTTTGATACTGTACATTTGTTTGTAATGGCCCAACCATTTGTGAAATTATCCGCTTTGGTCCGTGATCTCACGGTTTTAAAACACGTCACAAGAGGttgctacacgctcatttaGATGTCCAGTATCTCTCCCGTGATTTGGCAATGTAGGATTTCGCCTATGGTCAACTTGAACCCGACCTGATTATTTTTTCGGGCCAGATTTCAGGTTCAACTCGATTTGACACCATATTTGTCATTTCATATACTATTGTGGTTGATTAATTTATTACATATATggtttgtgtgtttttttttgttgtctAATATTTTGTATACTTATATAGGGTGATTCTGGATGTATAGGGGAAGGATTGAACTACATacaatattttcttataaagtacgaagaacaaaaattgaaggcACAAATATATTAAAGCAGAATTTTGAATGCAAGAATGTGGAAATATATTAAAGcagaattttgaaaaattcatattaaGCTAACAACAACCTGTTGCATGCacctcatatttttattaaacaagCTGAGAAGCAGGGGAAAGCAGCTTGGAGAAAGATTTAACATCTAAAGTCAACCAAAATACATTATTATATGTTGGTTTAAGTACGCAACATCCAATGACATATTAAAGCAAGAAAATCCAACTTGAAAGGAAGATTATTTTTAGATACAAGAAACAAGGGTTTACAGAGCACTTGCTGAAATCAGAGGCTCTTGTTGTCTTATCACGCTTCCTCCTATGATATTTATCACCCAAGTGAATCCAAACTAGCAAAACATAAACAAATCAATTTGAATACCATCACCTCACATAAGATTGTTGTTGCTGCTCTCCGTGTTTTCCTCGCCTTTTATCTGTTTCTTGTCCTCATGCTTCTCATCCTCATTGTTCTCGTCCTTGTTCTCATCTTCGTTTGCATTCTGCTATATATTATCGCATTTAAGCGAAATGACAAGGCCCCGATCAGGTAGCAGTTTCATAATAAACAAATTTAGGATTAGCCTATCATAATGAAGAGTAGTTACGATAATTCAATGAGTAAACCATGTTTACCAAATAAAAAGATTTGTAATATTGAAAGAAAAAGTATACTCTTAGCAtattacaataataaaaatgctaaccTATCAAAACAATGAATTTGACACATGTTAAATATACAAGTTCAGTACATCATAACCATTAGTATAATTATGAAGACAAAATATAAAGAGGGGTCATACTTTTTTGACTGAAAcaaaaattaagtctaacataTGCAACatataaacaacaaatataCATTGTAATAAGATGATAGTTATGTAATGGATATTCGTAGAAACTTACCTTAGTACTTTTGAAATGATGTATGCCACCGTTCAAGTCTTTCATTTCAATGTCCTCGCCATTTATCTGGAACCGATGTAATTTCGGCGTACTTAACGATCCCAAAGTGAAAATTTTCATCAGGGGGCAATCAGTTATTTGAATATCGACAAGTGATGGCAACTCAAATGCGTGC comes from the Primulina huaijiensis isolate GDHJ02 chromosome 8, ASM1229523v2, whole genome shotgun sequence genome and includes:
- the LOC140983371 gene encoding adenine/guanine permease AZG1, which gives rise to MDVESGPPPPPTDIQSTVSCLNSYVAKTRIGKRFKLKDRNTTFTTEIRAGTTTFLTMAYILAVNASILSDSGGTCSVSDCIPLCSDPSVSPSDCVNNSNLRLIQPDVTCKFEPVNPGYAACLEKTRKDLIVATVASSLIGCVIMGVFANLPLALAPGMGTNAYFAYTVVGFHGSGTVSYQSALAAVFIEGLLFLLISAVGFRAKLAKLVPKPVRISSSAGIGLFLAFIGLQSNQGIGLVGYSSSTLVTLAACPSSSRASLAPVTTFENGTVSLIPGGTVSGDILCLNGRMESPTFWLGVVGFVIIAYCLVKNIKGAMIYGIIFVTAVSWFRNTKVTAFPNTPAGDSAYDYFKKVVDIHKIESTAGALSFKSIGTGHFWEALITFLYVDILDTTGTLYSMARFAGFTDSAGNFEGQYFAFMSDASAIVVGSLLGTSPVTAFIESSTGIREGGRTGLTALTAAGYFMLAFFFTPLLASIPAWAVGPPLILVGVLMMRAVVEVEWDDMRQAIPAFVTLLLMPLTYSIAYGLIGGIGTYIVLNFWDWSKELLGKYRNNNDNNNNNNNNGEVKEVV